A stretch of Nitrospirae bacterium YQR-1 DNA encodes these proteins:
- a CDS encoding HAMP domain-containing histidine kinase, with product MERKIISLETVSEFVDTVLEVRRFEKNYFLYEKSADKDENIKYTFKAVDLLKNNKEIFETVVSKKKINEIEEKLIQYNNLVENFYSLFILNTKFSERSILENKIRTLGKSIMTEAETISEIEKTHHKRTLIKARLFIAASIVAVTLILIVIGQIISKMVVKPLKQLEESMKIISEGGFEKLHVNSNDGEILSLIDTFNKMLQEMELKQQHLIHSEKLASLGTLLSGVAHELNNPLSNISTSCQILSEEIEETDMDYKKQLIGQIDEQTVRARNIVRSLLDFSRNKEFSKESISLKKLTEEVLVFIRGRLLNKMSIIIDIAEDLMIIADKQKLQQIFLNLISNAADVINGQGQISISAKSNAMKSGVTLPFIGLDDGHCIKTNRKCIHESESVDIEISDTGEGIPDEVLHRIFDPFFTTKDVGKGAGLGLYIVHEIVEDHGGCLSVKSTVGEGTTFKIRLPLKGNLIKTQGC from the coding sequence ATGGAAAGAAAGATAATTTCACTTGAAACGGTATCCGAATTTGTGGATACCGTTCTTGAAGTCAGACGCTTTGAAAAAAATTATTTTCTTTATGAAAAATCAGCAGATAAGGATGAAAATATCAAATATACCTTTAAGGCGGTAGATTTACTTAAAAACAATAAAGAAATTTTTGAAACAGTTGTTAGCAAAAAAAAAATTAATGAAATTGAAGAAAAACTTATACAATACAACAATTTAGTTGAAAACTTTTACAGTTTGTTTATACTTAATACTAAGTTTTCCGAACGTAGCATCTTAGAAAATAAAATAAGAACACTTGGGAAAAGCATAATGACAGAGGCCGAGACCATATCAGAAATCGAAAAAACTCATCATAAACGTACTCTCATAAAGGCACGGTTATTTATTGCCGCCTCAATAGTAGCAGTAACGTTGATATTGATTGTCATAGGGCAGATAATTTCAAAGATGGTCGTAAAACCCCTGAAGCAACTTGAGGAAAGCATGAAAATAATATCGGAAGGCGGATTTGAAAAGCTCCACGTCAACTCAAATGACGGTGAGATACTTTCTTTAATAGACACATTCAATAAAATGCTTCAGGAGATGGAACTAAAACAGCAGCACCTGATTCATTCCGAAAAACTGGCTTCTCTTGGCACACTTCTGTCCGGAGTTGCCCATGAGTTGAATAATCCCCTTTCTAACATATCAACCTCCTGCCAGATACTATCTGAGGAAATTGAAGAGACTGATATGGATTATAAAAAACAACTTATCGGCCAGATAGATGAGCAAACCGTAAGGGCACGTAATATAGTGCGGTCACTTCTTGATTTTTCAAGGAACAAGGAGTTTTCAAAGGAATCAATATCACTTAAAAAGCTGACGGAAGAGGTTCTTGTATTTATAAGAGGCCGTTTACTTAATAAGATGTCAATAATCATTGATATAGCGGAAGATTTAATGATTATTGCAGATAAGCAAAAATTGCAGCAGATTTTTTTAAATCTCATAAGCAATGCAGCAGATGTTATAAATGGGCAGGGACAAATTTCAATAAGCGCCAAATCCAATGCTATGAAATCAGGCGTCACATTGCCTTTTATTGGATTAGATGATGGGCACTGTATAAAAACCAACCGTAAATGTATCCATGAGAGCGAATCTGTTGATATTGAAATAAGCGACACCGGAGAGGGTATACCGGATGAGGTTTTACACAGGATATTTGATCCGTTTTTTACAACAAAAGATGTTGGTAAGGGGGCGGGGCTTGGCCTCTACATTGTACATGAAATAGTGGAAGACCACGGCGGCTGTTTAAGTGTAAAAAGCACGGTAGGGGAGGGTACGACTTTTAAAATCAGACTTCCGTTAAAGGGTAATTTAATTAAAACTCAGGGGTGTTAG
- a CDS encoding nucleotidyltransferase family protein produces the protein MKTIYEIKTIINFNRKVLENHFKVKAFGVFGSYVRGQQKIRSDIDILVEFSEPVDLIQFIELENYLADKLGKKVDIVTRNALKPFIGKCILEEVVYV, from the coding sequence ATGAAGACCATATATGAAATAAAGACGATAATCAATTTCAACAGGAAAGTCCTTGAGAACCACTTCAAGGTCAAGGCCTTCGGAGTTTTCGGCTCCTATGTCCGTGGGCAGCAGAAGATACGAAGCGATATAGATATTCTTGTTGAGTTTAGCGAGCCGGTGGATTTAATCCAGTTCATAGAGCTTGAGAATTATCTTGCCGACAAGCTTGGGAAAAAAGTGGACATTGTTACGAGAAATGCACTAAAACCCTTTATAGGAAAGTGCATACTTGAGGAGGTAGTCTACGTATGA
- a CDS encoding SulP family inorganic anion transporter has product MSFINIIRRFLPFLAWFENYSSTTLRADLISGITVALVLIPQSMAYAQLAGLPAYYGLYASFLPPVTAALFGCSRQLATGPVAVVSLMSAAALEPLATKGGEAFIAYSVLLALAIGIFQLSLGLLRLGLVVNFLSHPVVIGFTNAAAIIIATSQLGNMLGVTVDNADHHYETIINVIKEAADYTHLPTLGFAVFSFTIMIVLKKINPRLPNVLIAVVLTTVLSWMFGLEKTQKINITAIRSEDIVEKIRDYNSAVKEADELAKKLTSSNAQLTEAKKTKGAHSIAALEITQEIDRSNLLKDELKKRGRLLRVQLRNFKIEADKDNDGKVVYKLREPYSKSPVYHMVVKNKPIADDGIILSCGGNVLGAIPKGLPTFAFPKFDLHIFTTIFPNAIIISILGFMEAISIAKAMATRTGQRIDPNQELTGQGLANILGSLGQSYPVSGSFSRSAVNLQAGAVTGLSSVFTSALVILTLMFFTPLLYYLPQSVLASIIMMAVIGLINIKGVLHVWHAQKYDGIACVLTFLFTLAFAPHLDKGILIGVVFSLGHYLYRNMKPQVVLLSRHDDGTLRNSDMYGLNRCEHISAISFEGSLFFANTSYLEDQVLAQVALKPGLRHVIFCCESINEVDASGEEALGTIITRLADRNIDVSFTGLKDQVIEVFKRTSLYAKIGQGRIFRTEAEAINKVHHTAHIDSTERECPLIRVCYIR; this is encoded by the coding sequence ATGAGTTTTATTAACATCATAAGGCGTTTTTTACCTTTTTTAGCATGGTTTGAAAACTATTCCTCAACTACTTTAAGAGCTGATCTTATATCAGGAATAACGGTTGCGCTGGTTTTAATTCCCCAGTCTATGGCTTATGCACAGCTTGCCGGCCTTCCGGCGTATTACGGACTTTATGCGTCTTTTCTGCCCCCTGTTACGGCCGCTCTTTTTGGTTGCAGCAGACAGCTTGCCACTGGCCCCGTCGCCGTGGTTTCATTGATGAGTGCAGCTGCTTTAGAGCCTTTGGCTACAAAAGGAGGAGAGGCCTTTATTGCTTATTCGGTTCTGTTAGCACTTGCTATCGGAATATTTCAACTGTCTTTAGGACTATTAAGGCTTGGGCTGGTGGTAAATTTCCTGTCACATCCGGTTGTTATAGGCTTTACCAATGCCGCCGCTATAATTATTGCCACATCTCAGCTCGGTAACATGCTTGGTGTGACCGTTGACAATGCCGACCACCACTACGAGACTATCATTAATGTAATAAAGGAAGCCGCCGATTATACACATTTACCAACCCTTGGCTTTGCTGTCTTTTCTTTTACGATTATGATAGTGTTGAAAAAAATCAATCCACGGCTTCCAAATGTTCTTATTGCGGTAGTTCTGACCACTGTCCTTTCGTGGATGTTCGGCCTTGAGAAAACACAGAAGATAAATATTACAGCTATCAGGTCTGAAGACATAGTGGAAAAAATAAGAGATTATAACAGCGCTGTCAAAGAGGCGGACGAACTGGCTAAGAAACTGACCTCTTCAAATGCCCAACTGACAGAGGCCAAAAAAACTAAAGGAGCACATTCTATTGCCGCTCTTGAGATTACACAAGAAATAGACCGCAGCAACCTGCTAAAGGATGAGTTAAAAAAACGAGGACGGCTTCTTAGGGTCCAGTTGAGAAACTTTAAAATTGAGGCTGATAAAGACAACGACGGAAAGGTAGTGTATAAACTGAGAGAGCCGTATAGTAAATCTCCGGTATATCATATGGTTGTTAAAAACAAGCCGATTGCTGATGATGGAATTATTTTAAGCTGCGGAGGGAATGTTTTAGGAGCCATACCAAAGGGATTACCCACTTTTGCTTTTCCAAAGTTTGATTTACACATTTTTACTACAATATTTCCAAATGCCATAATAATATCAATATTAGGCTTTATGGAAGCTATTTCAATAGCAAAAGCGATGGCAACAAGAACAGGGCAGCGAATTGATCCCAATCAGGAACTGACAGGGCAGGGGCTTGCTAATATTTTGGGCTCTCTGGGGCAAAGCTATCCTGTTTCCGGCTCTTTTTCACGCTCCGCTGTAAATTTACAAGCCGGTGCTGTAACAGGTCTGTCAAGTGTTTTTACCAGTGCTCTTGTTATCTTAACTCTTATGTTTTTTACGCCGCTGCTCTATTATTTGCCTCAGTCCGTTCTTGCCTCAATCATAATGATGGCGGTAATTGGATTAATAAACATAAAAGGTGTGCTACATGTTTGGCATGCTCAGAAATATGACGGCATAGCGTGTGTCCTCACTTTTTTATTTACTTTAGCATTTGCACCCCACCTTGATAAGGGTATTCTTATTGGCGTGGTGTTTTCCCTTGGACACTATCTCTACCGTAACATGAAACCTCAGGTTGTACTTCTGTCCAGACACGATGACGGCACTTTGAGAAACAGCGATATGTACGGGCTTAACCGTTGTGAACACATATCGGCAATAAGTTTTGAAGGCTCATTGTTTTTTGCAAACACTTCTTATCTTGAGGACCAGGTGCTTGCACAGGTGGCTTTGAAGCCAGGTCTGAGACACGTTATTTTCTGTTGTGAGAGTATCAACGAGGTAGATGCTTCCGGTGAGGAAGCTCTCGGAACGATAATTACAAGGCTTGCCGACAGAAACATAGATGTTTCATTTACAGGCTTAAAGGATCAGGTTATCGAGGTGTTTAAGCGCACCAGCCTTTATGCTAAAATAGGACAGGGCAGGATATTCAGGACGGAGGCAGAGGCTATTAACAAAGTTCACCATACCGCGCACATAGATAGTACTGAGAGGGAATGTCCTTTAATCAGAGTTTGTTATATAAGATAA
- a CDS encoding cytidylate kinase-like family protein, with amino-acid sequence MSIVLVNSPSFSGGENVCKMVANKLQYDYLQDDIIDTVSATYGIDSEKLEKALKHAPSFFGMSLEERIIYLTYFQAVFVKTLLKDNIVYCGGIGHTLVSGISHIFKVYVIADVNERVRRRAANENISEGDALKKIQKDDKEHAKWMKAVLKTDDSNPALYDLTINIGQITEDDAVEFICKAVQSRRFQHMTYSINCLKNLELAYRVKAALIHLDSELTVRVEEDVVYINTKTLDKEKRLAKIKEILKTLDNIKDVHINVLENYMERISLTER; translated from the coding sequence ATGTCAATAGTTTTGGTAAACAGCCCTTCTTTCAGCGGCGGTGAGAATGTTTGTAAGATGGTGGCGAATAAATTGCAATATGACTACTTACAAGACGATATAATAGATACCGTATCGGCCACTTACGGAATTGATTCTGAAAAACTTGAAAAAGCTCTGAAACATGCCCCTTCTTTTTTTGGTATGTCTTTGGAGGAAAGAATTATATACCTTACGTATTTTCAGGCTGTTTTTGTGAAGACCCTTCTAAAGGATAACATTGTGTATTGTGGCGGCATTGGCCACACTTTAGTTTCAGGTATCTCTCATATTTTTAAAGTCTATGTAATTGCAGATGTAAACGAAAGGGTGCGTAGAAGGGCCGCCAATGAAAATATCAGTGAGGGAGATGCTCTGAAAAAAATTCAAAAAGATGATAAAGAACATGCCAAATGGATGAAAGCTGTACTAAAGACGGATGATTCCAATCCGGCCTTATACGATTTGACTATAAATATCGGCCAGATAACAGAGGATGATGCTGTGGAGTTTATCTGTAAAGCTGTGCAAAGCAGGCGGTTTCAACATATGACGTATTCCATAAACTGTTTAAAAAACCTGGAGCTTGCTTACAGGGTAAAGGCGGCACTTATACATCTGGATTCGGAACTTACAGTAAGAGTGGAAGAAGATGTTGTTTACATCAACACAAAAACTCTGGACAAAGAGAAACGTCTTGCCAAAATTAAGGAGATACTGAAAACGTTGGACAACATAAAAGATGTACATATAAATGTGCTGGAAAATTACATGGAAAGAATATCTTTGACGGAGCGTTAA
- a CDS encoding response regulator, whose amino-acid sequence MSLITLFSGSWCSNEDFERNLTKETGYRFLTEERFLENVSAAYNITVKKLQKSLYHEPSIFNDFTHDREKALAYIQLAFSELVRENNIIFKGFSAHIIPEEIQHNLKVCLITGINNRTKTAQQHSAAPEKEITSAILEDDNRLNTLTQYLFKKIPWDSTLYDILIPTDVVSTNDALKLVLENNQRKLLAFTSRAEAAGADFILSSNVRLALCDKGHDLKISSSGGSVKVIVDKYTIRLKKLEEEIKKIVAALPDVREVSVEVGPNFNDNIYRRYDFTLPSKVLVVDDEKDFALTLSNRLKLHDIGSAAVFSGKEALNIVEDEVPEILVLDLKMEGIDGIEVLRTIKNKYPGIEVIMLTGYGSEEDRAQAKNLGAFEYFEKPVNFENLMGTLKAAYEKISKNKNDKDKE is encoded by the coding sequence ATGTCATTAATTACACTATTTAGCGGCTCATGGTGTTCAAACGAGGACTTTGAGAGAAATCTTACAAAGGAGACAGGTTATCGTTTTTTAACTGAGGAGCGATTTCTTGAAAATGTATCTGCCGCATACAATATAACTGTAAAAAAACTTCAGAAATCTTTGTATCATGAACCTTCTATTTTTAATGATTTTACTCATGACAGAGAGAAAGCTCTTGCGTATATTCAACTTGCTTTTTCAGAGCTGGTCAGGGAAAATAATATAATTTTTAAAGGTTTTTCCGCTCACATAATACCTGAGGAAATTCAACATAATTTAAAAGTATGTCTCATAACAGGTATAAACAACAGGACCAAAACAGCACAACAACACAGTGCCGCCCCGGAAAAAGAGATAACCTCCGCAATCCTGGAAGATGATAACAGGTTAAACACTCTGACACAGTACCTGTTCAAAAAAATTCCGTGGGATAGTACCCTTTACGATATTCTAATACCGACAGATGTAGTCTCAACAAATGATGCGCTCAAACTGGTATTGGAAAACAACCAAAGAAAGCTGCTTGCCTTTACATCACGTGCCGAGGCTGCGGGTGCTGATTTTATTTTATCGTCCAATGTGCGCCTGGCACTCTGTGACAAGGGACACGACCTGAAAATAAGCTCCAGCGGTGGTAGTGTCAAAGTGATTGTGGATAAGTACACAATCCGTTTAAAAAAGCTTGAGGAAGAGATAAAAAAGATTGTTGCCGCACTACCGGATGTCAGGGAAGTTTCCGTTGAGGTCGGCCCAAATTTTAATGACAATATTTACAGAAGATATGACTTCACACTTCCGTCAAAGGTGTTGGTTGTGGATGACGAAAAGGACTTTGCTCTGACTCTTTCAAACAGGCTTAAGCTTCACGATATAGGTTCTGCTGCGGTCTTTAGCGGCAAAGAGGCTCTGAACATAGTAGAGGATGAGGTGCCGGAAATTCTGGTTCTTGACCTAAAAATGGAGGGCATAGACGGTATTGAAGTGCTGCGAACCATAAAGAATAAATACCCGGGGATAGAGGTTATTATGCTTACCGGTTATGGCTCGGAGGAAGACAGAGCTCAGGCAAAAAATCTCGGAGCCTTTGAGTACTTTGAGAAACCTGTTAATTTTGAAAACCTTATGGGTACTTTAAAAGCCGCTTATGAAAAAATATCAAAAAATAAAAACGACAAAGACAAAGAATAA
- a CDS encoding ATP-binding protein, whose translation MIILFVSRVWFQGFFYQETSKLLRWQMKNSRNNVEYFLNMKLSALKFIVSEYSISQLKEEKTLHKCLTNIRKEFGDIVDIGVIDAGGTMISYVGPYKIKGNTFTDHDWFQQVIVRDTYISDVFLGYRKLPHFAIAIKIVEPESQDYLVIRATIDTYSLLKLIRNVSLREGDDVFLINKNGLLQTPSKLFGDVLNTYKGLVPELSGDTAQTFEGGKNGQVIGFINIRGSTWLLVNIIHPKMDTLIVKFFFKELLSVYIAGLVVLVTVTVIITNLLVNRIKVAHQERETAMMEIEHSSKMASVGRLAAGVAHEINNPLAIINQNSGLLVDIIEITEEMPNCGISKELANKFRNIAGTISNAVSRCHTITHRLLGFARRMDVNYEEVDIKELIREVIGFLEKEMQYKNIQLTEDYSSDLPRVITDKGQLQQVILNIINNAFDAVEKGGIIEVSSHINDDSRLIIAIKDNGSGMSEEQQKHIFEPFFSTKERGKGTGLGLSISNGIVKKLGGSLLVQSSPGKGSVFNIDLPLKRNDMTLSNY comes from the coding sequence ATGATTATTTTGTTTGTAAGCAGAGTTTGGTTTCAGGGTTTTTTCTATCAGGAAACATCTAAGCTTCTCAGATGGCAGATGAAAAATTCAAGGAATAACGTCGAGTATTTTTTGAATATGAAATTATCGGCGTTGAAGTTTATCGTGTCGGAGTACTCCATAAGCCAGTTGAAAGAGGAAAAGACGCTTCATAAGTGTTTAACAAATATCAGAAAAGAGTTCGGAGACATAGTTGACATAGGTGTTATTGATGCCGGGGGTACGATGATATCTTATGTAGGACCATACAAGATCAAAGGAAACACTTTTACCGACCACGACTGGTTTCAACAAGTGATAGTGCGTGATACTTACATAAGCGATGTCTTTTTGGGGTATAGAAAGCTTCCTCATTTTGCAATAGCAATTAAGATAGTTGAGCCTGAAAGTCAAGATTATTTAGTCATAAGGGCAACCATTGACACTTATTCGTTATTAAAGCTAATTCGTAACGTTTCTTTAAGGGAAGGAGATGACGTTTTTTTAATTAATAAGAACGGTTTGCTTCAGACTCCCTCCAAACTTTTTGGGGATGTGTTAAACACTTATAAAGGATTGGTTCCTGAGTTATCAGGTGATACCGCTCAAACATTTGAGGGGGGCAAAAATGGACAGGTTATAGGATTTATAAATATAAGGGGTTCAACATGGCTTTTAGTAAACATAATACATCCCAAAATGGATACTTTAATTGTCAAATTCTTTTTTAAGGAGTTGCTATCCGTATATATTGCAGGGCTGGTGGTACTGGTTACTGTCACTGTAATAATAACGAACCTGTTGGTAAATCGCATAAAAGTAGCCCATCAGGAGCGGGAGACGGCCATGATGGAAATCGAGCATTCTAGTAAGATGGCCTCAGTAGGCAGGCTTGCCGCCGGTGTGGCTCATGAGATAAATAATCCGCTTGCCATAATAAACCAAAACTCCGGTCTTTTAGTTGACATAATAGAAATAACTGAGGAGATGCCTAACTGCGGAATAAGTAAAGAGCTTGCTAATAAGTTTAGAAACATTGCCGGTACTATTTCCAATGCGGTCTCTCGTTGCCATACGATTACACATCGTCTGTTGGGTTTTGCCCGCCGTATGGACGTAAACTATGAAGAGGTTGATATCAAAGAGCTTATAAGAGAGGTTATCGGGTTTCTGGAAAAAGAGATGCAATACAAAAATATTCAACTAACAGAGGATTACTCCTCAGATTTACCTCGCGTTATCACCGATAAAGGACAGCTTCAGCAGGTGATATTAAATATTATAAATAATGCTTTTGATGCAGTGGAAAAGGGCGGTATTATAGAGGTATCCTCACATATAAATGACGATTCAAGGTTGATAATAGCTATAAAAGACAACGGCTCCGGAATGAGCGAGGAGCAACAGAAGCATATTTTTGAACCGTTTTTCTCCACAAAAGAGCGAGGTAAGGGGACAGGGCTTGGTCTTTCTATATCTAACGGAATAGTGAAGAAACTGGGAGGTTCTTTACTTGTGCAAAGCAGTCCAGGCAAAGGGTCCGTTTTTAATATAGATTTACCGTTAAAGAGAAACGATATGACATTAAGCAATTATTAA